Proteins found in one Poecilia reticulata strain Guanapo linkage group LG6, Guppy_female_1.0+MT, whole genome shotgun sequence genomic segment:
- the LOC103465674 gene encoding plasma membrane calcium-transporting ATPase 1-like → MASNSFRGSKRGRYAEANHEPEFSCSLQELQSLMDLRGADAIARIQNCYGDVNGLCTKLRTSPVEGLEGKPEDINKRKEEFGLNVIPPKKPKTFLQLVWEALQDVTLIILEVAAVISLGLSFYNPPDAERQNCGKAAGGVEEEGEAETGWIEGAAILLSVVCVVLVTAFNDWSKEKQFRGLQSRIEQEQKFTIVRLGQVIQIKVSEIVVGDIAQVKYVXHVEKNKDRATVEMQPLNEDGEPEKKKKVLPKKEKSVLQGKLTKLAVQIGRAGLLMSALTVIILITRFLIDTFWIQGLPWLQECVSIYVQFMVKFFIIGVTVLVVAVPEGLPLAVTISLAYSVKKMMKDNNLVRHLDACETMGNATAICSDKTGTLTMNRMTVVQAYIAGRHYTKVPEPDLIPTKILDLLILGIGVNCAYTTKIMPPEREGGLPRQVGNKTECALLGLSLDLNRDYQSVRNEIPEEKLFKVYTFNSVRKSMSTVLKTFDGSYRMFSKGAAEILLKKCSKILTASGEAKIFKPKDRDQLVKNVIESMASEGLRTICLAYRDFSIADGEPDWDNEAEILTRLTCIAVVGIEDPVRPEVPEAIRKCQRAGITVRMVTGDNINTARAIASKCGILQPGDDFLCIEGKEFNQRIRNESGEIEQERIDKIWPKLRVLARSSPMDKHTLVKGIIDSTVLEQRQVVAVTGDGTNDGPALKKADVGFAMGIAGTDVAKEASDIILTDDNFSSIVKAVMWGRNVYDSISKFLQFQLTVNVVAVTVAITGACITQDSPLKAVQMLWVNLIMDTFASLALATEPPTEALLLRNPYGRNEPLISRTMMKNILGHAVYQLTLIFTLLFVGEKMFDIDSGRNAPLHAPPSEHYTIVFNTFVLMQIFNEFNARKIHGERNVFKGVFNNPIFCSIILGTLIVQVFIVHFGGKAFSCVPLTIEQWLWCVFLGLGSLIWGQLVSSVPTSWLRFLKTAGHGTQQEEIPEEELEELQXKDEIDHAEMELRRGQALWCRSLNRIQTQIRVVNAFRDSVSPYEGLETPESRSSIHNFMSHPEFRIEDLETQIPLIDENEDEDDPPTKRNSIIPPPLTLTGLSNLQPPPSSPNQNNNALERIIPLHRDGSRSGLIPPNSAGLPPCPGSPLHSLETSL, encoded by the exons ATGGCCAGCAACTCTTTCCGCGGGTCCAAACGAGGACGTTATGCCGAGGCCAACCATGAGCCAGAGttcagctgctctctgcagGAGCTGCAATCACTTATGGATCTTCGAGGAGCTGATGCGATCGCCAGGATTCAGAACTGCTACGGAGATGTTAACGGACTGTGTACCAAACTCAGAACATCACCCGTTGAAG GTCTTGAAGGAAAACCAGAGGACATAAACAAGAGGAAAGAAGAATTTGGACTGAATGTCATCCCTCCTAAAAAGCCTAAAACCTTTTTACAGTTAGTGTGGGAGGCCCTGCAGGATGTCACGCTTATCATCTTGGAGGTGGCAGCTGTCATTTCTCTAGGCCTTTCGTTCTACAATCCACCAGATGCAGAAAGACAAA ACTGTGGAAAAGCAGCTGGTGGCGTGGAAGAAGAGGGGGAAGCGGAGACCGGATGGATCGAAGGCGCCGCCATTCTCCTGTCGGTGGTATGTGTGGTGCTGGTGACGGCTTTTAATGACTGGAGCAAAGAGAAACAGTTCCGCGGTCTGCAGAGTCGCATCGAACAGGAGCAAAAGTTCACCATCGTCCGATTGGGGCAGGTGATCCAGATCAAAGTGTCGGAGATTGTGGTTGGAGACATCGCACAAGTCAAGTATG TAYCCCATGTAGAGAAAAACAAGGACAGAGCTACTGTTGAGATGCAACCACTCAAYGAAGATGGagaaccagagaagaagaagaaggttcTTCCAAAAAAGGAGAAATCTGTCCTTCAGGGGAAGCTGACCAAACTGGCCGTCCAGATCGGCAGAGCAG GTCTGTTGATGTCGGCCCTCACCGTCATCATCCTAATCACTCGCTTCCTGATCGATACCTTCTGGATTCAGGGCCTTCCCTGGTTGCAAGAGTGCGTTTCCATCTATGTGCAGTTCATGGTCAAGTTCTTCATCATCGGCGTGACTGTGCTKGTGGTGGCTGTGCCTGAGGGTCTCCCCCTGGCCGTCACCATTTCCCTAGCGTATTCGGTCAAG AAAATGATGAAAGACAATAACTTGGTCCGCCACCTCGATGCCTGTGAGACAATGGGGAACGCCACAGCCATCTGCTCAGACAAGACGGGGACGCTGACCATGAACCGCATGACGGTGGTGCAGGCCTACATCGCAGGGAGACACTATACAAAAGTCCCAGAGCCGGATCTCATCCCAACCAAGATACTGGATCTGCTCATCCTGGGCATCGGGGTCAACTGCGCCTACACCACCAAGATTATG CCTCCGGAGAGAGAGGGTGGGCTGCCTCGCCAAGTAGGAAACAAAACCGAATGTGCCTTACTGGGACTCAGTCTAGACTTGAACCGAGACTACCAGAGCGTTCGAAATGAAATCCCAGAGGAGAAGCTGTTCAAGGTTTACACGTTCAACTCCGTGAGGAAATCCATGAGCACCGTGTTGAAGACCTTTGACGGCAGCTACCGAATGTTCAGTAAAGGAGCCGCTGAGATCTTGCTTAAGAA GTGCAGTAAAATCTTGACGGCCAGTGGAGAGGCCAAGATCTTCAAACCCAAGGATCGAGACCAACTAGTGAAAAATGTGATTGAGTCGATGGCATCAGAGGGGCTACGGACGATCTGTCTTGCCTACAGAGACTTCTCTATCGCTGATGGAGAGCCTGATTGGGACAACGAGGCGGAGATCCTCACTAGACTGACATGCATCGCTGTGGTTGGCATTGAAGACCCTGTACGACCTGAG GTACCAGAAGCTATCAGAAAGTGCCAGAGGGCTGGGATCACTGTCCGCATGGTGACTGGAGACAATATCAACACTGCTAGAGCCATCGCCAGCAAATGTGGCATTTTRCAACCTGGAGACGACTTCCTGTGCATAGAGGGGAAAGAGTTCAACCAGCGGATCCGCAACGAGTCGGGCGAG ATCGAGCAGGAGCGTATCGATAAGATTTGGCCCAAATTGAGAGTCCTTGCCCGGTCATCCCCAATGGACAAACACACTCTGGTTAAAG gtatCATTGACAGCACAGTGCTGGAGCAGAGGCAGGTTGTCGCAGTAACAGGAGATGGCACAAACGATGGCCCCGCCCTCAAGAAAGCAGATGTCGGCTTTGCTATG GGCATCGCAGGGACCGACGTAGCAAAGGAGGCGTCCGACATCATCCTGACAGACGACAACTTCTCCAGCATCGTCAAGGCCGTCATGTGGGGCCGAAACGTGTACGACAGCATTTCCAAGTTCCTGCAATTCCAACTCACGGTCAATGTGGTTGCTGTCACCGTGGCCATCACCGGAGCCTGCATTACCCAG GATTCTCCTCTGAAAGCTGTGCAGATGTTATGGGTCAACCTCATCATGGACACCTTCGCCTCATTGGCCCTCGCCACGGAGCCGCCGACCGAGGCGCTGCTGCTCAGGAACCCGTACGGGCGCAACGAGCCACTCATCTCGCGCACCATGATGAAGAACATCCTGGGCCACGCCGTCTACCAGCTGACACTGATCTTCACGCTGCTCTTTGTCG GTGAAAAGATGTTCGACATCGACTCCGGGAGGAACGCCCCGCTTCACGCTCCGCCCTCTGAACACTACACCATTGTGTTCAACACGTTCGTCCTCATGCAGATCTTCAACGAGTTCAACGCTCGCAAGATCCATGGAGAGCGGAAYGTCTTCAAGGGTGTTTTCAACAACCCCATCTTCTGCTCCATTATCCTGGGAACCCTTATTGTACAG GTGTTTATTGTGCACTTTGGTGGTAAAGCTTTCAGCTGTGTACCTCTGACCATAGAACAGTGGCTCTGGTGCGTCTTCCTGGGCCTTGGTAGTCTCATTTGGGGGCAG CTGGTGTCCAGCGTCCCCACCAGCTGGCTGCGGTTCCTGAAAACAGCCGGTCATGGCACCCAGCAGGAGGAGATCCCAGAGGAAGAGCTGGAGGAGCTTCAASACAAAGACGAGATTGACCATGCTGAGATGGAGCTGAGGAGGGGTCAGGCGCTGTGGTGCCGCAGCCTCAACCGGATCCAGACGCAG ATTCGTGTTGTGAACGCCTTCAGAGACAGCGTGTCTCCTTACGAGGGCCTGGAGACGCCAGAGTCACGCAGCTCCATCCACAACTTCATGAGTCACCCCGAGTTCCGCATCGAGGACTTAGAAACCCAGATCCCGCTGATTGACGAGAACGAGGACGAGGACGACCCGCCCACCAAGCGGAACTCCATCAT